One genomic window of Ilyobacter polytropus DSM 2926 includes the following:
- a CDS encoding basic amino acid ABC transporter substrate-binding protein: MRKMMLIVSLLMLVVLGGCGKKETAQEEKKVLFVGTNAEFKPFEYLEDGKIVGFDAELMEKILENLGYEMEWKNMSFDGLIPALQSEKIDLIIAGMTPTEERKKAVDFSDSYLTTKQSFVIIEKNNELKTMDDLKNKKLGAQLGTAQETIARGIEGAKITPYTSITAAILDLKSEKLDAVVLENLVALPYIKNNEGLKKIDMEELPKADVAIAINKGNEELLEKINKELQNLKENGFYDEIFNKYFVDTQN; this comes from the coding sequence ATGAGAAAAATGATGCTTATTGTATCACTTTTGATGTTGGTAGTTTTAGGTGGGTGTGGTAAAAAAGAAACTGCACAAGAGGAAAAGAAGGTTCTTTTTGTTGGAACAAATGCAGAATTCAAGCCTTTTGAATATCTTGAAGACGGTAAAATAGTAGGTTTTGATGCTGAACTAATGGAAAAGATTCTTGAAAACTTAGGTTATGAGATGGAATGGAAGAATATGAGTTTTGACGGGCTTATTCCTGCTCTTCAAAGTGAGAAGATCGACCTTATCATAGCTGGAATGACTCCTACAGAGGAAAGAAAAAAGGCAGTAGATTTCTCTGACTCTTATTTGACTACAAAGCAGTCTTTTGTAATAATAGAGAAAAACAATGAACTTAAGACTATGGATGATCTTAAAAACAAAAAACTAGGAGCACAGCTAGGAACGGCTCAGGAAACTATAGCAAGAGGTATAGAGGGAGCTAAAATAACACCTTATACTTCTATAACTGCTGCAATATTAGACCTTAAAAGTGAGAAGTTAGATGCAGTTGTACTAGAAAACTTAGTGGCTCTGCCTTATATAAAAAATAACGAGGGTCTTAAAAAGATAGATATGGAAGAACTTCCTAAGGCTGATGTTGCCATTGCTATAAATAAAGGAAATGAAGAGCTTTTGGAAAAAATAAATAAAGAACTTCAGAATCTTAAAGAGAACGGATTTTATGATGAGATCTTCAATAAATACTTTGTAGATACACAAAACTAG